The genome window taaaaaactattttacacATCTTACCTGTAAAGCTAGagcaaaatatgaaaaaaattgtatgataTAGATGATATTTACCTCCTAACATCTCAATAAATACAATGCATATCACTTTTTCATCTCatttcgaataaatataaaaatagaatttattatagaatttattgaCAATATACTAATTTTACCAATCAGCTACAATCTGATTTTGAATTTcgaaattagataaatttagcAATTTGAATGTagacataaaaaaacaaagatactTAGTAATtcttgtgaaataaaatttcattaaaaaattgtttgtataTAATGAAAGATAACTGTACTTTCAAATGGAtgaaatatagaatttatatcagATGTAGTAGATGAACTGCTGTCGCGATCTATAGTCGTATTTGATTCTGATTTTATTCCTTCTAAGCATCGTCCGAGGTACTTTGATTTAGAACACGTAGATCGAGGATTTGTATCTTTCTCCACATTATACTAGAGCATCGAGCGAAATAAACGTGATGAGCAATGtacgataataaaatcatgaatGAAACATGGTACTTACTTGTTTGGAAGGACCACAGCACGTCGCATGATTGCACGGCTTATCAGTCTTTGGACAATCCAACACGCAATCTTCCGTGGGAGTCTCTTTAATTTCGCTATTAGAATGATACTagaataatagaaaagattataaagtAGTTagagtaatatatgtaaaactaaAGAGTCATTTGTGAGTCGCGTGTACAATAGTGTTAGTTTGGTGACTGTAGACTTCGTGCATCATTGACGCTAGACAAAAGATTCTGTTTTAATATCACCATACGTGTGATTCATGAACAGAACTTTCTAATCGAAATTCACAATTATCCAAATCTTAAATCTTTGTATTTGcttgtaataaaaagttgcatgcatttttattattctctcagtttcttttttgctgcaatgtttttacaaattttgtaacatttttacttACATCAATAAATTCTGGTTGAATAGTCGTAGAGTGTATACCCTCGTTATGGAAAAATTCCTTAACTTGTTCGGCGATTTTCATATATTCCGAAAGATTTCTACATCTTATGTGCGCACTAGCTATAATACGATCACCAGCTAATTGCCATACATGGAATTCGTGTACAGCTAATACTCCGTCTACATTTTCTAGTAGACGTTGTTGTATAGCATCGACctgcattaaataaattttgataaattatatatatataataattttgataaattatatataaatctcaaaTCTTACTAAACTATACCGAAAATCAACAAAGTATTACCTGAATGTGTGTTGGCACAGTCTGTAGTAGAATTAAAGCTGATTCTTGGAGTAACGGCCACACTGAACGCAGAATAAGAATGACTAATAAGAGCGACAGTGCAGGATCAATGTAAAATCtatgaaagtaaaagaatatttagaaattaatatgaattttactattaaagtattaaactcgtacataaaatacacaaaGCATATAATCACCGATATTTCCACTTTGTAAGCCACACAATGAGGGCAGATACAATGACAATAACAGACCCTAATGCATCTGAAAGTACATGAAGAAATACTCCTCGCATGTTCATCTGACTCGCATCGTGAGTATGACCATGCGCTCGTTTTACTTGGGGTGTCGAAGGTCTATAAGTTTCGTCATTTTCATTGTCGTCTGTACCTACTAAAGTACTCAGTCTGTTATGACTTCGAGATATACCATGTGAATGACCATGAGCACTTCCGTGTTctacaattatattgtaaatatttgtacattatatCGGTAAAGCagattaatttcttatctattatatataaaatgtgcatgatataaatttaatcaagattaattaattaaaaacgaacagaaaaaaagttgtaGCTAATccttattttctttgttacagatataaaatattgaatgtattagttataagattaatcaatattttgtttgataaaataaaatattttctttttaatattatcagtaTGTGCTTATTCAAATAGCTAAATGTTTTCCGAGTACTCAATTGTGATTTagtaatacattaataaagctaatgaaattgatttattagatGTTATTGAGCAgtgattttttaacatttatataactcGAATTTATAACTGCAATCTTTTGAAGTATAAACTCAATAATACATTTCATAACAGaactttatagaaattttatttttgtcgtaTCTAGAGAAATTTCACTTTACATATTTTGCTGCTTTAATACTTTCGTCCATCTCTGAATATAGATATTggataatcaaatttttatcttgagaTAAAATCTCTTGAGCAttgataataagataacatcaaaatgaaaatattggacaaagaattttatacaaacaGCAACTTGCAAAAATATCGTTAACCACGAGCATCATtaagatattaagatattagaTATGAAGAATAGTACTTAAGATAAAAcactaaatatttcaaataatattaatctaacaGCAGAAAAGTAATAGCAATttctatagaaaattaatatcaatatgtgaatatttttttcttctctaaagatctttttatattatgttgacTGAACATCTTTCAAGTAAAAACATATATCTCTGcatcaatttaaatgttacatttatatagattttaagtTCTTTTAagctttattaaaaacaaataaagcTCATTGTGTGATATATAAGCAGGTATACTCACCATGGAATAAACATAAACCTATCACATTCACCAGCAAACCAAGTGCTCCAACTGCCACAAGTAGTTTGGCTTCGTGTATTTCTTCTACCTCAATGAATCTCTTACATGCCTCCACAGTAATACTAAAACATAAAGCGACCAAGAACACAGCATTTACTAAGGCTCCTAATACCTCTGCTCTGGCCCAACCAAAGGTATTCTTGGACCATTTTTTCGGCGACATCTGCAATATAAAAGAGCTTATAAACTATCGAGACACAATATCGTtacataataaagatttaatgactggatttttcaatataactaAAGGCAATTTCAGAGCTTACCTTTACCGAAAGAAATGCCACTACCAAAGCGGCTACATCTGATAGCATGTGAAAACTGTCCGCTATTAAAGCCATTGAATTGGTTACATAACCAACTACAATTtccactaaaaaaaataaagctgtCAGCCATAACATTGTCAAAAGACGACATTTTTTTCCTGTATAGCGACCCATTGTGTAAACctgaaaagatataaatgtgtgtatatatatatatatatatatatatatatatataatgtacctcactttataataatttgtggaattgtaaaaaatttgtgaagAAGAATATATGGTTGAATAACTTTGtcattactaaaataataatgtactgctataggaaatatatttttttttacaaaacagtTAATCTAGTCAACTAATCCAATTGAAAAGATAACATCGATTATAAAAGCGTTGTTTTCTCAGAAAAAAAGCTAGtttcaatatattgaaaatttctagaattatatcaaagcataaaaaatctaaCGAATTCTGATACACTATCATGTTCTTTGTTTACGCGAATTTCAGACGCGATCCTCCTCTGTAACGtgagaaataataatgcaccgaataagatattaacaattatattatatacggaATAGAAGCGATTCTCACTTACTTAACGAGGATCGAGGATGACGAGGTCGCGCGTTACGTGTGCTTCAAGTCATCGCACGTTACAGCAATTTCCTTATATCCATTCCCCATAAATCCAAtaacaagaaagagagaaaaagagggacgAATATGAATCACGGCAGGGTAACAAGAAAGCGTTATGTGAATCATCGTGCGGAAAAGATCATACACCACGAAAAAGCTCCGGGCACCGACGAGATTGCGATAAACGACTGCCGGCCCTGACGAGGAACAATTAGACATTACGGGGGGATAAGGTGGAACATGGACATTATCGACCGTTTTTTCGGgcattaacataatatttaaacttgaaTTTAGTCATGTGTCAAGTGTCAAATATGTATACGTGTAATGcagtaatattttacgatcatGCCGATTTTGTGTCGATATAAATCAtacgtctcttttttttctataacatgtcatattatatataatacatatattttatttctattttatcgtttatatgtatatatatatatatatatttgtatataaaatgtatcgagtatttttattttctccgtGCGTATAACGTGGAGAAAACGATATAATGTACGATCACAGTGCTCTTGAATTATCTCcgaattcaattaataatcacGAGAATTGATTCAGGGTCGACggtctttaataatatctcatCAGTGCTCTTCGGAgtgatgtatatattatatatcgaagCAAAATTATCGCgttaaagggaaaaaaaagggCGCGTTCTCCTTGCACTCTTACCTGCCGGAGCGAAATTCGTCGCGTCCGTTCACCGCGTTCGTCCGTCACGATCGTGTATCAAGTCGCACTAATTAAATACGGCATGTAGAGAACGTTTCTGGACATGTTCCGTTGTGCGATCATGCGTACGCGTAAAACGCATCGCTAGCAGGCAGGTACGAGCAAGGCACACAACAACGATAATCTACGGCGCTTCCTATACTGATCTTCCTTTCCTCTTTCCTTGTCCCATCTCGCGTATCATGATTAATGAAACTTCGATAGATGTTGGACGTTGCAAAACACCGATAGGATTCCAGCCTCGACCAATAGCATCGCGATATATAATCTAAATCGTTCGCCGATATATCTAGACGaatttgatataatgtatACGAAATTgagatatcatatatataaatgtgatataaatacattctATTGCTACGTTTTTTCGTAGtagatattgatttatttgataatttatagataataaaaaattgatgtaagGTGGGcggtctttaataatattttgtcgatgcttaatctaataattttgacagTGCATTTTGGAACGCATAGCCATTGTTTATCGCTCAATCGCGGGATATTTGAACAATCTGAATTTGACAGGTTCTTGGATCGTTCCAATATTTTGACTGtcaatactgaaaatttataatttaacgttACTATATAGATTTTCAGTGGCAGTAAATATCGGAACGCAGCCTCGATAAGAATTTTCGCATCATAAACTTTCTtcgctttaatttttaatttacaatttgggATCGATCGtgcaattattatagtaaactcttttgtgttacattttttaaatgtcatgTATGCTAATATTTTCCAATctcaattgttttaaattctatagaaTCTAATTTGAAACAGCATTTGTTATGCAAACTGTGACACAATAGCACGATTTTTAAAGAgatctcatttattttaagtattttgcattttatattgagATGCAAATTTCACTTCACAcccacacacgcacacatgaATACatgatagatattttaaaaatttactcatatgaagtataaaatagtgttttcGTGTATAATGTgaagtttttatataacttaaatttgatattaccCACTTTCCCtgatttaatgattttttattatgctatGCATTTCGTGACGTGAAAGTAAGTGTAAAATACGTAATATGTAATAGCGAgttgtatctttattatttcaaatatttgtagCACAGGCACAATACGTTCAACTTGATGTTTCCGGATAAATCCGGAGTTGATCAATCGGTCTAAATGTCGGACATATGTGTAATAACCACGTGTCCTCGCAATGACGCGAAATGTCCATTTTCGAACGCAAAAGATGTATATGTCAAAacataattctcttttttttgtatctttttcgTTACACAATTCCGCAGCGGCTTTGATATATATTCGCGAttccttgtaaaaaaaaattataaaataaaatgtacaattaaaCTGGAAGAAAAATGCAAGTAGAAAATTGATACACTTAGAGGCAACATAAgtacatattataatcatacaagaattttcgtgttataaatttttttaagaactaAACGGAACCTCTCTTGTATGGTAAATGCTTAACTCGACAGTGGTAAAAGATgccaaaatttgtttattattggtgactataataaacatatttatattaagacaatattaataaatgcatcAAGTGTGAGATCATTTATATAGGatctcaatattatatttaaaaattagatgcaATATAAAACGCgtgtgaatatataaaaagcaaaaatatatatatacaaaatgcgAACATAATATTCATgactcaaaataatattttttgtttattttaaaaaccaaTCTGagttttcatattttgcatttaaaatatgattattcttGAAGTATTACGTAATTTGCAGATTttgttatacataataaattattttaataatttagaatatatttaatttaaaaaatatttaaaaatatctttgaaaagcTTGCATATAGAATCgaacaatttttacatacaataaaatcgCTATACAtgcatctttaatttttcctcTATTCTCTTTATACTTATTCAAATCAATGTAAACCAACTCGCGAATTTACAcgcatcaatatatatataataaaacgtttaaaaatgttttttagaaACAAGAGCCAAAATTATCATCTATAGGATAGAATAAGATTGTTACAAATTTCGTATttgagtaaaaaattttagcaccatatttaaaaaaaatacaatccaCGATTTACGGGAATTCCGTAAACAGAGAAAGACTACAAGATACTTATTCATATTACATCGCAGTCTACTTAATATACCCTATAAATGCTCGTTTTTCAGtgacagaataaaaaaaaacgcagtCTTAACATCTAAACAACTTAACTTTGTATTACGTATATCTTGTAAAGTGTTATAGATGATATTCtgaatgataatttaataacatagccaaaataataagttatattgactacaatttgtttaattaggaaaaatgtgttttcaatacaataattaaaagaaaaggaaaaagataaaaattgtcatTACGATTAATAAAAGGgaagttatttttatgttttgtaTCACGCGCACACACTAAAAgtattgtaacatttttaaattaaaatgtttttttcgttgtgtgtgtgtgtgtgtatgtgtgtgtgcatatatatatatatatatatatatatatatatatatgcacataagatgtcatttattatatagtttactaatattctttttccataatatataaaagtaaatttttaagcatattttataaatacaatataattttttaaagactaTTTGAGTTCAGAAAGTAACTTATTGTTATCTGAAATGCAACTCGCGAGTTATTTCGAATCTAGCCCTGTAATACCACTAGCCCTGTAATACCACTGCCGAGTTAAGGATGAACAGAGTCCAGAGTGTACCATACGTCtgaatttattacaaagtcacatttattatttcgattCAGCTATCCCAGCatcatcgatatatatatatatatatgtatatatattatatatatatatataatgctatatacatatgtatatatataacatatatgaaTTTGATAATTCTATATACAATCTACCGAAATAAACGCAATAATATCGGTAGTAATGTGTAATATAGCGTCTCTCAAATCTTTTCGAAATTTTCCTCTTCTCTTTTACTTTCACCTcgttgatatatatttatatatatatatatatattttttttttaataagtgtGCTGAAAAATCGGTATAAATGTAACCTACGAAAAGGAGTAATATTACCGCGCAATAATCGTCAATTGTAGCTTAGACAAAATTTGGAAGAACTGTAACGCCGTTTTTTTCCCTTACATTTTCCTATTTCTACTATTGCCAACGCTACTTTATATCcggtataatttttagaaaattgaacGGATACTCGTTAAATAATTACGCCACGAGTACGAGGTCGATTAAACACGTCAGTTTTACAATTCGAGCACCATTTGGCTAATGTTGATAATAATTAGCAGCAAATTGAACAAATGAAATTTTGACAAGTCTAAAATCACTACCCCGtaactctctctcttgatTCGCTATCATTATTTACGCTACGTTGCGACATTGTCGATAAACTtcgattgatattaaatacgaTCTAACGCTAATCACTTATGTCTAAATCACTACCATCGGTACTATCGACGATGAGCGTTCAGTTAGTTTCTTTCGCTGCATCTCGCGATGTTGGCAACTACGGCACTTGACTAATACTGACTCGCTGTCTCTTCCCTAAGCTCCCTATTTCTTATTCGCTATCATCacatctaataattaattttttaaattgaacaacgattctctattttatctatcaatattttcaattgtcTTAGCGACCAACATCGTATGCTCGAAATCAGCAGCAGTaaagtttgttttatataGAGAGTGCTACAGGTCTTCCACAATTTTTCtaagtaattaattacttcGTAATAGTTTTGCTAACCAGCGACCGCCCACCCTATTTGGCTTGGGCTGGGGTTCCGGGGGACGTAGGGCGGcggtatcattttttttcttttctttttgattGGTATCGATCTAAATCTAGTATTTGGACGAAGTGCGAGGATGGGTCGTGCGTGCTTTTGCTTTCTAAATCGAGCGTGCGCAAGTCCTTATaagtcgttttttttttaacttttaaccaTAAGCTTTACTTTCTTGTTTCCTTGTGTGACCAGTTACGACTTGTCgtcgttaattaataattaatttactcgatacgtatatattctcgagaaaaaaataaaaaggagaaaagaatATTGTTATTACGTATGAAAAGAACAAGGGGAAAAAATCATGGAGCAGCcctgagagagagagcgaataACACGCTTGTAGAAGTAATGCATGTGCgcctgtgtgtatgtgtgtttgtatGTGTATCTGAACATATGGATCTCTCATACGAATGAACGTTTCACTCAGTGTGTGTAAATTGcgaatttacttataatttactCCATTAACGTTTGCTTTAACCTCAAGTCTTAAGAGTCGTGTGACGCGAATCCGCGCACCCGTGCCTCGAGTTTGTATACAAGTGACAACCTTCTACGCTGAATATCGACACTTCTGCAACAGAATCAATGATATCGTCATGTGAGACAAATGTTATTTCGACAATAATAGTGTCTTGTATCGCAATCTAGCAAACATATATCTTACCGTCAGGTAATTCGTATAATTTCCTAGGAAGAGAAGCGAAATAGGGATGTCCTAACGCTTCCTCCGCTCCTATCCGTTGATCAGGATTCAGTTGTAGGAGCGACGACGCCATACTATCGCCCTCGGCGATGTCGTAGAGCCGGGGAAACGAGAGCCCCAGTTTTCGCGGTGGATAAAATAACAGTCTATGTGCCTTATACCCGGGCAAATGCGTGACACCTGGCCAAGTTTCCTCGGTGGGTGTGCCCAAcactttaaatatcttatcgAGTTGGTCGTACGTACAGCGTACACCTGGGAATGTCGGTTCGCCAGTTAACATTTCCACAAATATGCAACCTACTCCCCACATATCGAGCGAAGTAGAATACTCTGTGGAACCTAAAAGAACGTCGGGTGGCCTATACCATAAGGTCACGACCTCGTGCGAGTATGTATGCGATGGCACGGATTTGGCTCTCGCTAACCCAAAGTCTGCCAATTTAAGTTCTCCTATTTCGctgattaataaattctgCGGCTTTACATCTCTATGCAAGACTCTCCTGGAAATGCGGTAACACAAATTAATCAACAGATCACTTATCACAGATGAGACATTGACATTACATACTATGTACTATGTATTTGTAATTACCTGCGATGACAGTACGCCAATCCTCtcaataattgaaaaagaaacaatttaacATTACGCGGGTCTAATCCTCCGTTACCGCTTCCGTACCTCTCCATGTATTGCGACAGATCGGTGTGAACATATTCGAATACGAAAGTGAGCGTCTCGCGAGTATGAATAATATCGTGTAGAGTCACGATATTGCTATGTTTCAACTCTTTGAGGAGACTTGCCTCGCGAATGGCAGTAAACGGAGCTCCTTCCTCCTCTTGCAGTCTAATTTCTTTAAGAGCCACCACCTGATTAGTGAGGTGACTGTAGCCTTTGAACACTGTGGCGTATGATCCCTCTCCCAACTGCTCCAGTTTTATATAAGCTTCGGATTTACCGAACGGCGAATCTCCCTGTCGAGTTAAAATAGGCGGgattcatatgtatattaatgtataacatttcattagaaaaaaataagcatatatacaaataagtatagaatatattaccCCAAAAGCGGAGAATCTTTTAGTTCTTCTAGGTGGATCCGGGCCGAGGAAAACCTCAGATTTGGGCCGCGGTGGACGTCGGGGCCGCAGAATTACCCTAGCTTCTTCCCGAATGTCTTCATCGAGAAGCTTAGAATCGCTAGAAACCGAAAGCTGCCGATGCACTCTCTCATGGTCGCCTACACCTGTCCATTCTATGACAGTCCAATTTCCGAAAAcacattcttaaaataatagcaACAGaagtatacaaaattatatacagatttgtatataaatttatttaaaaatctaaatatataaaattatattacacacatatatatttataaagcttttttaaatgaaatttaccATAACGACGATCCTTATCCACAGGTATGTTGCCATTTGGCTCCAAG of Anoplolepis gracilipes chromosome 8, ASM4749672v1, whole genome shotgun sequence contains these proteins:
- the Znt63c gene encoding proton-coupled zinc antiporter SLC30A1 isoform X2, which translates into the protein MGRYTGKKCRLLTMLWLTALFFLVEIVVGYVTNSMALIADSFHMLSDVAALVVAFLSVKMSPKKWSKNTFGWARAEVLGALVNAVFLVALCFSITVEACKRFIEVEEIHEAKLLVAVGALGLLVNVIGLCLFHEHGSAHGHSHGISRSHNRLSTLVGTDDNENDETYRPSTPQVKRAHGHTHDASQMNMRGVFLHVLSDALGSVIVIVSALIVWLTKWKYRFYIDPALSLLLVILILRSVWPLLQESALILLQTVPTHIQVDAIQQRLLENVDGVLAVHEFHVWQLAGDRIIASAHIRCRNLSEYMKIAEQVKEFFHNEGIHSTTIQPEFIDYHSNSEIKETPTEDCVLDCPKTDKPCNHATCCGPSKQYNVEKDTNPRSTCSKSKYLGRCLEGIKSESNTTIDRDSSSSTTSDINSIFHPFERS
- the Znt63c gene encoding proton-coupled zinc antiporter SLC30A1 isoform X1, with product MGRYTGKKCRLLTMLWLTALFFLVEIVVGYVTNSMALIADSFHMLSDVAALVVAFLSVKMSPKKWSKNTFGWARAEVLGALVNAVFLVALCFSITVEACKRFIEVEEIHEAKLLVAVGALGLLVNVIGLCLFHEHGSAHGHSHGISRSHNRLSTLVGTDDNENDETYRPSTPQVKRAHGHTHDASQMNMRGVFLHVLSDALGSVIVIVSALIVWLTKWKYRFYIDPALSLLLVILILRSVWPLLQESALILLQTVPTHIQVDAIQQRLLENVDGVLAVHEFHVWQLAGDRIIASAHIRCRNLSEYMKIAEQVKEFFHNEGIHSTTIQPEFIDYHSNSEIKETPTEDCVLDCPKTDKPCNHATCCGPSKQGRETPSPGETPYMCRQRNSLARSTGSIGGTEQQEVNEMERGHLLSLPVSHPTSFHSVQVPHPHVNAPVV
- the Eip63e gene encoding uncharacterized protein Eip63e isoform X1; this translates as MYCQDKGSTASKSKEGPVTMREKKGGALSRVQKLKKRLSHSFGRLSISKEEADDAATRGQLPYNGYSEEFLDRLEPNGNIPVDKDRRYEWTGVGDHERVHRQLSVSSDSKLLDEDIREEARVILRPRRPPRPKSEVFLGPDPPRRTKRFSAFGGDSPFGKSEAYIKLEQLGEGSYATVFKGYSHLTNQVVALKEIRLQEEEGAPFTAIREASLLKELKHSNIVTLHDIIHTRETLTFVFEYVHTDLSQYMERYGSGNGGLDPRNVKLFLFQLLRGLAYCHRRRVLHRDVKPQNLLISEIGELKLADFGLARAKSVPSHTYSHEVVTLWYRPPDVLLGSTEYSTSLDMWGVGCIFVEMLTGEPTFPGVRCTYDQLDKIFKVLGTPTEETWPGVTHLPGYKAHRLLFYPPRKLGLSFPRLYDIAEGDSMASSLLQLNPDQRIGAEEALGHPYFASLPRKLYELPDEVSIFSVEGCHLYTNSRHGCADSRHTTLKT
- the Eip63e gene encoding uncharacterized protein Eip63e isoform X2, which produces MAEEKERHSCRPVTMREKKGGALSRVQKLKKRLSHSFGRLSISKEEADDAATRGQLPYNGYSEEFLDRLEPNGNIPVDKDRRYEWTGVGDHERVHRQLSVSSDSKLLDEDIREEARVILRPRRPPRPKSEVFLGPDPPRRTKRFSAFGGDSPFGKSEAYIKLEQLGEGSYATVFKGYSHLTNQVVALKEIRLQEEEGAPFTAIREASLLKELKHSNIVTLHDIIHTRETLTFVFEYVHTDLSQYMERYGSGNGGLDPRNVKLFLFQLLRGLAYCHRRRVLHRDVKPQNLLISEIGELKLADFGLARAKSVPSHTYSHEVVTLWYRPPDVLLGSTEYSTSLDMWGVGCIFVEMLTGEPTFPGVRCTYDQLDKIFKVLGTPTEETWPGVTHLPGYKAHRLLFYPPRKLGLSFPRLYDIAEGDSMASSLLQLNPDQRIGAEEALGHPYFASLPRKLYELPDEVSIFSVEGCHLYTNSRHGCADSRHTTLKT
- the Eip63e gene encoding uncharacterized protein Eip63e isoform X3 is translated as MREKKGGALSRVQKLKKRLSHSFGRLSISKEEADDAATRGQLPYNGYSEEFLDRLEPNGNIPVDKDRRYEWTGVGDHERVHRQLSVSSDSKLLDEDIREEARVILRPRRPPRPKSEVFLGPDPPRRTKRFSAFGGDSPFGKSEAYIKLEQLGEGSYATVFKGYSHLTNQVVALKEIRLQEEEGAPFTAIREASLLKELKHSNIVTLHDIIHTRETLTFVFEYVHTDLSQYMERYGSGNGGLDPRNVKLFLFQLLRGLAYCHRRRVLHRDVKPQNLLISEIGELKLADFGLARAKSVPSHTYSHEVVTLWYRPPDVLLGSTEYSTSLDMWGVGCIFVEMLTGEPTFPGVRCTYDQLDKIFKVLGTPTEETWPGVTHLPGYKAHRLLFYPPRKLGLSFPRLYDIAEGDSMASSLLQLNPDQRIGAEEALGHPYFASLPRKLYELPDEVSIFSVEGCHLYTNSRHGCADSRHTTLKT